In Mycobacterium sp. 050128, one genomic interval encodes:
- a CDS encoding YccF domain-containing protein, translating to MRLVLNIIWLVFGGLWMAVGYLAAALISFLLIITIPFGFAALRIALYTLWPFGRTIVDKPTAGTGALIGNIIWVLLFGIWLAIGHVVSAAAMAVTIVGIPLALANLKLIPVSLMPLGKEIVPVGARAPLFARVPA from the coding sequence ATGCGCCTGGTTCTGAACATAATCTGGCTTGTATTCGGCGGCCTCTGGATGGCCGTCGGATACCTCGCTGCGGCGCTCATCAGCTTCTTGCTCATCATTACGATTCCGTTCGGGTTCGCGGCGCTGCGCATCGCCTTGTACACGTTGTGGCCATTCGGCCGGACCATCGTCGACAAACCGACCGCTGGGACCGGCGCCCTGATCGGAAACATCATCTGGGTGCTGCTGTTCGGCATCTGGCTGGCGATCGGCCATGTGGTGAGCGCGGCGGCCATGGCGGTAACGATCGTCGGCATCCCGCTGGCGCTGGCCAACCTCAAACTGATCCCGGTGTCGTTGATGCCGCTGGGCAAGGAGATCGTTCCGGTCGGGGCGAGGGCCCCATTATTCGCGCGGGTGCCCGCATGA
- a CDS encoding cold-shock protein: protein MPTGKVKWYDAEKGFGFLSQEDGEDVYVRSSALPEGVEGLKAGQKVEFGLASGRRGPQALSLKLIDPPPTLAKTRRETPAVEHKHSPDELHGMVEDMITLLEGTVQPELRKGRYPDRKVARRVSEVVKAVARELDA, encoded by the coding sequence GTGCCGACCGGCAAGGTTAAGTGGTACGACGCCGAGAAGGGGTTCGGCTTCCTATCGCAGGAAGACGGCGAGGACGTCTATGTCCGTTCGTCGGCGTTGCCCGAGGGCGTTGAGGGGCTGAAGGCGGGGCAGAAGGTGGAGTTCGGCCTGGCTTCCGGCCGGCGCGGACCGCAGGCGTTGAGTCTCAAGCTGATCGACCCACCGCCCACCCTCGCCAAGACGCGCCGCGAGACACCTGCTGTCGAGCACAAGCACAGCCCCGACGAGCTGCACGGCATGGTCGAGGACATGATCACGCTGCTGGAGGGCACCGTGCAGCCCGAATTGCGCAAGGGGCGTTACCCGGACCGCAAGGTGGCGCGTCGGGTCTCCGAGGTGGTCAAGGCCGTGGCCCGGGAGCTCGACGCCTAA
- a CDS encoding acyl-CoA dehydrogenase family protein produces MAQQAQVTEEQARALAEESRESGWDKPSFAKELFLGHFPLELIHPFPKPSEADEARTREFLAQVREFLKTVDGSVIERDAQIPDEYVKGLAALGCFGMKIPSEYGGLNMSQVAYNRALMMISSVHPSLGALLSAHQSIGVPEPLKLAGTDEQKRKFLPRCAAGAISAFLLTEPDVGSDPARLACTATPVDDGRAYELEGVKLWTTNGVVAELLVVMARVPKSEGHRGGISAFVVEADSPGITVERRNKFMGLRGIENGVTRLHAVRVPSENLIGREGDGLKIALTTLNAGRLSIPANATGSSKWALKIAREWSGERVQWGKPLAKHEAVAHKISFIAATNYALDAVLELSAQMADEGRNDIRIEAALAKLWSSEMACLIADELVQIRGGRGYETAESLAARGERAVPAEQAVRDLRINRIFEGSSEIMRLLIAREAVDAHLSAAGDLAKPDTGLREKAAAAVGASGFYAKWLPQLVFGEGQRPRAFSEFGPLASHLRFIERSTRKLARNTFYGMARWQAKLEQKQGFLGRIVDIGAELFAMSAACVRAEGQRVADPELGQQAYELAETFCQQASLRVEALFEALWANTDSSDVRLTHDVLEGRYSWLEDGIVDQSDGTGPWIAHWEAGESTETNLARRFLTVAASTGSIAE; encoded by the coding sequence ATGGCACAGCAGGCGCAGGTCACCGAGGAGCAAGCGAGAGCGCTCGCCGAAGAGTCCCGCGAAAGTGGTTGGGATAAACCGTCCTTCGCCAAGGAGCTGTTTCTTGGTCACTTTCCTTTAGAGCTGATACACCCGTTCCCCAAGCCGTCGGAAGCCGATGAGGCACGCACCCGGGAGTTTCTCGCCCAGGTGCGCGAATTCCTGAAAACCGTCGACGGCAGCGTCATCGAACGGGATGCACAGATTCCCGACGAGTACGTCAAGGGCTTAGCCGCATTGGGCTGTTTCGGCATGAAGATTCCGTCCGAATATGGCGGGCTGAACATGTCGCAGGTCGCCTATAACCGGGCACTGATGATGATTTCGTCGGTTCACCCCAGCCTGGGCGCGCTGTTGTCGGCGCATCAGTCTATCGGGGTGCCCGAGCCGTTGAAGCTTGCCGGGACCGACGAGCAGAAGCGAAAGTTCTTGCCGCGCTGTGCCGCTGGCGCGATATCAGCCTTCCTGCTGACCGAGCCGGACGTGGGCTCGGATCCGGCGCGGCTGGCCTGCACGGCGACGCCGGTCGACGACGGGCGGGCCTACGAACTCGAGGGCGTGAAGTTGTGGACCACCAACGGCGTGGTCGCCGAGCTGCTGGTGGTGATGGCCCGGGTGCCCAAGAGCGAAGGGCACCGCGGCGGCATCAGCGCGTTCGTGGTGGAAGCGGATTCGCCCGGGATCACCGTGGAGCGGCGCAACAAATTCATGGGATTGCGCGGCATCGAGAACGGTGTGACGCGGCTGCATGCCGTCCGGGTGCCCAGCGAGAACCTCATCGGCAGGGAAGGCGACGGCCTGAAGATCGCGCTCACCACGCTGAATGCCGGGCGGTTGTCGATTCCCGCGAACGCGACGGGATCGTCGAAGTGGGCGCTGAAGATCGCCCGCGAATGGTCCGGCGAGCGGGTGCAGTGGGGCAAGCCGTTGGCCAAACATGAAGCGGTGGCGCACAAGATCTCATTCATCGCCGCCACCAACTACGCGTTGGACGCGGTGCTGGAACTGTCCGCCCAGATGGCCGACGAGGGGCGCAACGATATCCGCATCGAGGCGGCGCTGGCTAAGTTGTGGTCCAGCGAAATGGCTTGCCTCATCGCCGATGAGCTCGTGCAGATCCGCGGCGGCCGGGGTTACGAAACCGCGGAGTCGCTGGCCGCGCGCGGCGAGCGGGCGGTGCCGGCCGAGCAGGCCGTGCGCGATCTTCGAATCAACCGCATCTTCGAAGGATCCAGCGAGATCATGCGGCTGCTGATTGCCCGCGAGGCAGTCGATGCACACCTGAGCGCCGCCGGTGACCTCGCGAAGCCCGACACGGGGTTGCGCGAGAAGGCCGCCGCAGCGGTCGGTGCCAGTGGCTTCTATGCAAAGTGGTTGCCACAGCTCGTTTTTGGTGAAGGACAGCGCCCGCGGGCATTTAGCGAGTTCGGTCCGCTGGCATCCCACCTGCGCTTCATCGAGCGCTCCACCCGCAAGCTGGCTCGCAACACCTTCTACGGGATGGCACGCTGGCAAGCCAAGCTCGAGCAAAAGCAGGGGTTCCTGGGGCGCATCGTCGACATCGGCGCCGAGCTGTTCGCGATGTCGGCGGCGTGCGTGCGCGCCGAAGGGCAGCGCGTCGCGGATCCTGAACTGGGACAACAGGCTTACGAGCTGGCCGAAACGTTCTGCCAGCAGGCGAGCTTGCGGGTCGAGGCCCTGTTCGAGGCGCTGTGGGCCAACACCGACAGCAGCGATGTGCGGCTCACTCACGACGTGTTGGAGGGGCGGTACAGCTGGCTCGAGGACGGGATCGTCGATCAGTCCGACGGCACCGGGCCGTGGATCGCGCACTGGGAAGCGGGTGAGTCGACCGAGACCAACCTGGCTCGACGATTTCTGACGGTGGCCGCGTCGACCGGCTCGATTGCCGAGTAG
- a CDS encoding glutathione S-transferase family protein: MATYVAGAGEFTRDTNYINTRITADGRDGYPVEPGRYRLVVARACPWANRAIIVRRLLGLEGALSIGFCGPTHDERSWTFDLDPGGVDPVLKIPRLQDAYFKRFPDYPKGITVPAIVDVGTGAVVTNDFAQMTLDLSTEWTALHREGAPELYPERLRAEIDEVSKRIYTEINNGVYRCGFAGSQDAYDAAYDRLFTALDWVSDRLANQRYLVGDTITEADVRLFTTLARFDPVYHGHFKCNRSKLSEMPVLWAYARDLFQTPGFGDTTDFVQIKQHYYIVHADINPTRIVPKGPELASWLTAHGREALGGKPFGDGTPPGPPVEGERVPAGHGA, from the coding sequence ATGGCCACCTACGTTGCCGGTGCAGGGGAGTTCACCCGCGACACCAACTACATCAACACTCGCATCACCGCCGACGGACGCGACGGCTATCCCGTCGAGCCTGGCCGATATCGGCTTGTCGTCGCCCGCGCCTGCCCGTGGGCGAACCGCGCGATCATCGTCCGGCGCTTGCTGGGCCTGGAAGGTGCTCTCTCCATTGGGTTTTGCGGACCCACCCACGACGAGCGCAGCTGGACATTCGACCTCGACCCGGGTGGCGTGGACCCGGTCCTGAAGATCCCGCGGCTGCAGGACGCCTACTTCAAGCGCTTCCCCGACTACCCCAAGGGGATCACCGTCCCGGCGATCGTCGACGTCGGAACGGGTGCCGTTGTCACCAACGACTTCGCGCAGATGACGCTGGACTTGTCCACCGAGTGGACCGCGTTGCACCGCGAGGGTGCGCCCGAGCTCTATCCGGAGCGGCTGCGCGCCGAGATCGACGAGGTCAGCAAGAGGATCTACACCGAGATCAACAACGGGGTATACCGGTGCGGCTTCGCCGGCTCGCAGGACGCCTACGACGCCGCCTACGACCGGCTGTTCACCGCATTGGATTGGGTGAGCGATCGCCTGGCCAATCAGCGATACCTGGTGGGAGACACCATCACCGAGGCCGACGTGCGACTGTTCACCACGCTGGCCCGCTTCGACCCGGTGTATCACGGGCACTTCAAATGCAATCGAAGCAAACTGAGCGAGATGCCGGTGTTGTGGGCCTATGCGCGCGACCTGTTCCAGACGCCCGGCTTCGGCGACACGACCGACTTCGTGCAGATCAAGCAGCACTACTACATCGTGCACGCCGACATCAACCCGACCCGTATCGTGCCGAAGGGTCCGGAACTGGCGAGCTGGCTGACCGCACACGGCCGGGAGGCATTGGGCGGCAAGCCTTTCGGCGACGGAACGCCGCCCGGGCCGCCGGTCGAGGGCGAGCGGGTGCCGGCCGGCCACGGCGCTTAG
- a CDS encoding DUF2771 domain-containing protein, whose translation MKRGVAVALAVVVALLAAGAGVGTWWLLRDSGPQRPEISAYSHGHSIRVGPYMYCNVLNLNDCQQPQAQGELRVTGSYPVQLSVPEAISRAPWRLLQVYEDPAKTSTTMFRPGTRLAVTIPSVDPQRGRLTGIVVQLLTLVVDQAGELHEAPHAEWSVRLTS comes from the coding sequence GTGAAACGTGGTGTGGCCGTTGCCCTTGCGGTCGTGGTCGCGCTGTTGGCAGCGGGCGCTGGAGTCGGCACCTGGTGGCTGCTGCGCGACTCGGGCCCGCAGCGGCCGGAGATCAGCGCATACTCACACGGACACTCGATCCGGGTGGGGCCCTACATGTACTGCAATGTGCTCAACCTCAATGACTGCCAGCAACCGCAGGCTCAGGGCGAGCTGCGGGTCACCGGCAGCTATCCGGTGCAACTCTCGGTCCCCGAGGCGATTTCGCGCGCACCGTGGCGGCTGCTGCAGGTGTACGAAGACCCCGCGAAGACGTCGACCACCATGTTCCGGCCCGGCACCCGCCTGGCCGTGACGATCCCGTCGGTCGACCCGCAACGCGGTCGGCTGACCGGAATAGTCGTGCAGCTATTGACCTTGGTGGTCGACCAGGCGGGTGAACTGCATGAGGCCCCGCATGCGGAATGGTCCGTACGGCTCACTTCTTAA
- a CDS encoding MFS transporter — MANYPTDDADYRRTRRPPPPPSANRYLPPLGRQKEPNRDTPPPRRESSGERERITVTRAAAMRSREMGSRMYWMVQRAATADGADKSGLTALTWPVVANSAADSAMAVALANTLFFAAASGESKSKVALYLLITIAPFAVIAPLIGPALDRLQHGRRVALALSFGLRTALAVLLIMNYDGASGSFPSWVLYPCALGMMVFSKSFSVLRSAVTPRVMPPTIDLVRVNARLTMFGLLGGTIVGGAIAGGVEYAGANLLKLPGALFVVVAVTVAGAFLSMRIPRWVEVTEGEVPATLSYRQDSEPLRRSWHKEVSGALRQPLGRNIITSLWGNCTIKVMVGFLFLYPAFVAKSREANGWEQLAMLGIIGAAAGLGNFAGNFTSARLKLGRPAVLVVRCTVAVCAVALAAALAGSLMAAAIATLITSAAAAIGKASLDASLQDDLPEESRASGFGRSESTLQLAWVLGGAVGVMVYTELWVGFTAISAILILGLAQTIVSFRGNSLIPGLGGNRPVMVEQEGMPRDSDVTAAVPK, encoded by the coding sequence ATGGCCAACTACCCGACCGACGACGCGGACTATCGACGCACGCGCCGCCCACCACCGCCGCCCAGTGCCAACCGCTACCTGCCGCCGCTGGGCCGGCAGAAAGAACCGAACCGCGACACCCCGCCCCCGCGGCGCGAGTCCTCCGGTGAACGTGAACGGATCACCGTCACCCGCGCCGCCGCCATGCGCAGCCGCGAGATGGGCTCCCGGATGTATTGGATGGTGCAACGGGCGGCCACCGCCGACGGTGCCGACAAGTCCGGCCTCACCGCGCTGACGTGGCCGGTGGTCGCGAACTCCGCGGCCGACTCCGCGATGGCTGTCGCGCTGGCGAACACGCTGTTCTTTGCCGCGGCCAGCGGGGAGAGCAAGTCGAAAGTCGCTTTGTACCTGCTGATCACGATCGCGCCGTTCGCGGTGATCGCACCGCTGATCGGTCCGGCGCTGGATCGCTTACAGCACGGCCGCCGCGTCGCGCTGGCGCTCTCTTTTGGGCTGCGTACCGCGCTGGCGGTGCTGCTGATCATGAACTACGACGGCGCCAGCGGCAGTTTCCCGTCGTGGGTGCTCTATCCGTGTGCGCTGGGGATGATGGTCTTCTCGAAGTCGTTCAGTGTGTTGCGCAGCGCGGTGACGCCCCGGGTGATGCCGCCGACCATCGACCTGGTGCGAGTCAACGCGCGGCTGACGATGTTCGGTCTGCTCGGCGGCACCATCGTCGGCGGCGCGATCGCAGGCGGCGTCGAGTACGCCGGTGCGAACCTGCTCAAGCTGCCCGGAGCATTGTTCGTCGTGGTGGCGGTGACGGTGGCGGGCGCCTTCCTGTCAATGCGAATACCACGTTGGGTCGAGGTGACCGAGGGTGAAGTCCCGGCCACCCTGAGCTATCGCCAGGACAGCGAGCCGCTGCGCCGCAGCTGGCACAAGGAAGTCAGCGGGGCGCTGCGACAGCCATTGGGCCGCAACATCATTACCTCGCTGTGGGGTAATTGCACGATCAAGGTGATGGTCGGCTTCCTGTTTCTGTATCCCGCGTTCGTCGCGAAGTCGCGCGAAGCCAACGGCTGGGAGCAGCTCGCGATGCTGGGCATCATCGGCGCGGCGGCCGGGCTCGGAAACTTTGCCGGCAACTTCACCAGCGCACGGTTGAAACTGGGCCGGCCCGCCGTGCTGGTGGTGCGCTGCACGGTGGCGGTGTGCGCGGTCGCCTTGGCCGCCGCGCTGGCCGGCAGCCTGATGGCCGCCGCGATCGCTACCCTGATCACCTCCGCCGCTGCCGCCATCGGCAAGGCGTCGCTGGACGCATCCCTGCAAGACGACCTGCCCGAAGAATCCCGGGCGTCGGGGTTCGGGCGCTCGGAGTCGACGCTGCAGCTGGCCTGGGTGCTGGGCGGCGCGGTGGGCGTGATGGTCTACACCGAGCTGTGGGTAGGCTTCACGGCCATCAGTGCGATATTGATTCTGGGTCTGGCCCAAACCATCGTCAGCTTCCGCGGCAACTCGCTGATCCCGGGCCTGGGCGGTAACCGGCCGGTGATGGTCGAGCAGGAAGGCATGCCCCGCGACAGCGACGTGACCGCGGCGGTACCGAAGTGA
- a CDS encoding SRPBCC family protein gives MVAPLLQAQIDIDAPASKVWALISDFRRMPEWSPQCRWMKSFGPLRPGTRTLNLNRRLGLLWPTTATVVEVIPEKKLAFRVDTNRTIWSYELEPNGEGTRVVESRHAENGLSAYASLSINAFLGGTANFECELVEGMNASLARIKAAAEKS, from the coding sequence ATGGTAGCCCCGCTACTGCAGGCGCAGATCGACATCGACGCGCCGGCCTCGAAAGTCTGGGCCTTGATCTCCGACTTCCGCCGCATGCCGGAGTGGAGTCCGCAGTGTCGCTGGATGAAGTCGTTCGGACCGCTGCGTCCGGGCACCCGCACGCTGAACCTCAACCGGCGCTTGGGCCTGCTCTGGCCCACCACGGCCACGGTCGTCGAGGTCATTCCGGAGAAGAAGCTGGCGTTTCGGGTCGACACCAACCGGACGATCTGGAGCTATGAGCTCGAGCCCAACGGCGAAGGCACCCGGGTAGTCGAGAGTCGGCACGCCGAAAACGGCCTCAGCGCGTATGCGAGCTTGTCGATCAACGCGTTCCTGGGTGGGACGGCGAACTTCGAATGCGAATTGGTCGAGGGTATGAACGCCTCGCTGGCCAGAATCAAGGCCGCGGCCGAGAAAAGCTAG
- a CDS encoding DUF2530 domain-containing protein yields MSAQPGQAPEPPPLPPALLRVWPFITIGGAGWLIAVAAAFLVPSLESWRSVALAGLGTGVVGTSIFVLQLAGARRGMRGAQTGLETFLDPK; encoded by the coding sequence ATGAGCGCCCAACCCGGCCAGGCTCCCGAGCCGCCACCGCTGCCACCCGCGCTGCTGCGCGTGTGGCCGTTCATCACGATCGGCGGCGCGGGCTGGCTGATCGCCGTGGCCGCCGCGTTTCTCGTTCCCTCTCTGGAGAGTTGGCGCTCGGTGGCCCTGGCCGGGCTGGGAACCGGCGTGGTGGGCACGTCGATCTTCGTGCTGCAGCTCGCCGGGGCCCGTCGCGGCATGCGAGGCGCGCAGACCGGTCTGGAGACCTTTCTCGACCCTAAATAG
- a CDS encoding MarR family transcriptional regulator gives MPDSDARLAADLSLAVMRLARQLRFRNPSAPVSLSQLSALTTLANEGAMTPGALAIRERVRPPSMTRVIASLADEGFVDRTPHPVDGRQVLVSVSESGAELVKAARRARQEWLAEQLATMDSDKRATLREAADLMLALVDESP, from the coding sequence ATGCCTGACAGCGATGCGCGGCTGGCGGCCGACCTGTCGTTGGCGGTGATGCGGTTGGCGCGCCAACTGCGGTTCCGGAATCCGTCCGCTCCGGTGTCGCTTTCTCAGCTGTCGGCATTGACGACCCTGGCCAACGAGGGCGCGATGACGCCCGGCGCCTTGGCGATTCGCGAACGCGTCCGGCCCCCGTCGATGACCCGGGTGATCGCGTCCCTGGCCGACGAGGGCTTCGTGGACCGCACCCCACACCCCGTCGACGGGCGGCAGGTCCTGGTCTCGGTCTCCGAGTCCGGCGCCGAATTGGTCAAAGCGGCCCGTCGCGCCCGCCAGGAGTGGCTGGCCGAGCAGCTTGCGACGATGGACAGCGACAAACGCGCCACCCTGCGCGAGGCGGCCGACCTGATGTTGGCGCTCGTCGACGAAAGCCCGTGA
- a CDS encoding TrmH family RNA methyltransferase, translating to MSSRLDVQDVDDPDDPRLDDFRDLNSIDRRPDLPTGKGLVIAEGVLVVQRMLASRFTPHALLGTERRLDELKGDLPGAGAPFYRASAEVMAQVVGFHLNRGVLAVARRVPEPSVAQLIESARTIAVLEGVNDHENLGSIFRNAAGLGVDAVVFGSGCADPLYRRAVRVSMGHALLVPYARSANWPADLGVLKDTGFRLLAMTPDARACTLADAMAAARDDRIAVLVGAEGPGLAPATLRISDVLVRIPMSRGTDSLNVATAAALAFYERVRLGA from the coding sequence GTGAGCTCGCGCCTCGATGTCCAGGACGTCGACGATCCCGACGACCCACGGCTCGACGATTTCCGCGACCTCAACAGCATCGACCGGCGACCAGACCTGCCCACCGGCAAAGGTCTGGTGATCGCCGAGGGAGTGTTGGTCGTGCAACGCATGCTGGCGTCTCGGTTCACCCCGCACGCGCTGCTGGGTACCGAGCGCCGGCTTGACGAGCTCAAAGGCGACCTGCCCGGAGCCGGGGCGCCCTTTTACCGCGCGTCCGCGGAGGTCATGGCGCAGGTGGTCGGGTTCCACCTCAACCGCGGTGTGCTGGCCGTCGCGCGACGCGTGCCCGAGCCGAGCGTTGCGCAGCTGATCGAGAGTGCGCGGACGATCGCCGTACTCGAAGGCGTCAACGATCACGAGAACCTGGGTTCCATCTTCCGCAACGCGGCCGGGCTGGGAGTGGACGCGGTCGTGTTCGGCAGCGGCTGCGCCGACCCGCTCTACCGCCGCGCCGTCCGGGTGTCGATGGGACATGCGCTGCTGGTGCCGTATGCCCGCTCGGCGAATTGGCCCGCCGATCTCGGCGTGCTGAAGGACACCGGCTTCCGGCTGCTGGCGATGACCCCGGACGCCCGGGCGTGCACGCTGGCCGACGCGATGGCGGCCGCCCGCGACGACCGGATCGCGGTGCTGGTCGGCGCCGAAGGCCCGGGCCTGGCCCCGGCCACGCTGCGGATCAGCGACGTGCTGGTACGCATCCCGATGTCGCGCGGCACCGACTCGCTCAACGTGGCGACCGCGGCGGCGTTGGCGTTCTACGAGCGGGTTAGGCTCGGCGCGTGA
- a CDS encoding DUF2537 domain-containing protein yields the protein MSDRLGQPAQSVPWATGLTVAAFVAAVTGAAIVVLSLGLVRVHPLLAVGLNVVAAGGLAPTLWGWRRTPVLRWFVLGAAVGVTIAWLALLALTLS from the coding sequence GTGAGCGACAGACTCGGCCAGCCCGCCCAGTCTGTGCCCTGGGCAACGGGTTTGACGGTCGCGGCGTTTGTCGCCGCGGTGACCGGCGCCGCGATTGTGGTGCTCAGTCTCGGGCTGGTCCGGGTGCATCCGCTGCTGGCCGTCGGGCTCAACGTGGTGGCCGCCGGAGGCCTGGCGCCGACGCTGTGGGGGTGGCGGCGCACGCCGGTGTTGCGCTGGTTTGTGCTGGGCGCGGCAGTGGGCGTGACGATCGCGTGGCTGGCGCTGCTCGCGCTCACGCTGTCGTAG
- the sepH gene encoding septation protein SepH, which yields MRELKMVGLDADSKYIICESDGLEERFKLAADDRLRDLLREKTAAPEQPHLDMEVTNMLSPKEIQAKIRAGASVEQVAAASGSDISRVRRFAHPVLLERYRAAELATAAHPMLADGPAVMTLLETVTAAMVTRGLDPSGLSWDAWRNEDNRWTVQLAWKVGRSDNLAHFFFIPGAHGGTVSPVDDAASELIDPDFERPLRPLARVAHVEFEEPAPPATTEPRAPAPAPDPPVHSRRGKPVIPAWEDVLLGVRSGGQR from the coding sequence TCGACGCCGACAGCAAATACATCATCTGCGAAAGTGATGGCCTTGAGGAGCGCTTCAAGCTGGCGGCCGACGATCGACTGCGTGACCTGCTGCGCGAGAAAACGGCGGCGCCGGAGCAACCCCACCTCGACATGGAAGTCACCAACATGCTGAGCCCCAAGGAGATTCAGGCCAAGATCCGCGCCGGTGCCTCCGTCGAGCAGGTGGCCGCGGCGTCGGGTTCAGACATCTCCCGGGTTCGCCGGTTCGCCCACCCGGTGTTGCTGGAGCGCTACCGCGCCGCCGAGCTGGCAACCGCCGCGCATCCGATGCTGGCCGATGGCCCCGCGGTAATGACCCTGCTGGAGACCGTCACCGCCGCGATGGTCACCCGCGGCCTGGACCCCAGCGGACTCAGTTGGGACGCCTGGCGCAACGAGGACAACCGCTGGACCGTGCAGCTGGCATGGAAGGTCGGTCGCTCCGACAACCTGGCGCATTTCTTCTTCATTCCCGGCGCCCACGGCGGCACCGTCAGCCCGGTCGACGACGCGGCCAGTGAGCTGATCGACCCGGATTTCGAGCGTCCGCTGCGCCCGCTGGCGCGGGTGGCCCATGTCGAATTCGAAGAGCCGGCTCCGCCGGCGACCACGGAGCCGCGCGCACCCGCTCCCGCCCCGGATCCGCCGGTGCACAGCCGCCGGGGCAAGCCGGTCATTCCGGCGTGGGAAGACGTGCTGCTCGGCGTGCGCTCGGGCGGACAGCGCTAG